In a single window of the Alphaproteobacteria bacterium LSUCC0684 genome:
- a CDS encoding flavodoxin family protein — protein sequence MSSPTVLFISHAPSANTLRLRQGAVTRITDETDVELITKPPLEAGAGDVLAADAVLIGTTENIGYMAGATKDFFDRSYNDLLEVKAGLPVAVYIRAGLDGTGSRRAIEAILTGLRWRLVAPPLILHGAWQDSFVPATEELALTLAAGVELGLF from the coding sequence ATGTCATCGCCAACCGTTCTCTTTATTTCACATGCCCCATCCGCGAACACGCTGCGGCTGCGGCAAGGTGCCGTTACCCGCATCACTGATGAGACCGATGTTGAGCTGATCACGAAGCCGCCGCTCGAGGCCGGTGCGGGTGATGTTCTGGCCGCGGATGCTGTTCTGATCGGCACCACCGAAAATATCGGCTATATGGCCGGGGCGACAAAAGACTTTTTTGACAGATCGTATAATGATCTGCTTGAGGTGAAGGCCGGGCTGCCCGTGGCGGTCTATATCCGGGCCGGTCTTGACGGCACCGGCTCACGCCGGGCCATCGAAGCCATCCTCACCGGTCTTCGCTGGCGGCTGGTTGCCCCGCCCCTCATTCTTCATGGCGCCTGGCAGGACAGTTTTGTCCCCGCAACAGAGGAACTGGCCCTGACCCTTGCCGCCGGCGTCGAACTTGGTCTTTTTTAA
- a CDS encoding glucose-6-phosphate isomerase — MSTDKHFMKMVERARAEMPGEGAAMADQLLSASRQQRLVFSLDDFEVDFSRQTITTEGVDILLELASSRKVEASRNDMFAGAVINRSEMRPVLHTHLRDPENPMARANVDAMAEICERILALGIEDVVSIGIGGSDLGPAMAVEALRPFHQGPDVHFVSNIDPAHLGDTLAMLNPATTAVLAISKTFTTMETMANLRMARDWLKRGGASPDEQVFAITSNTGAALGQGISLSSILTMDEGIGGRFSLWSAVGLGIMLAIGREGFVEMLAGAEAMDRHFAAAPAESNLPLLAGLFRFWNTSVLGRPGQAIIPYDQRLHRLPAWMQQLEMESNGKSLDAKGRPATLLTSPYIFGEPGSNAQHSFFQLLHQGRMITPTDVMGPMRPISLLGKDDPAMEEQHRLLIIQMLAQADALCLGRPEEGFAGGRPVTLLTWDETSPFSLGRLLAYYEHVTAVMGWMLGLNSFDQPGVELGKTIARNYRNYLEKGGMDDTIPAHSRAFLDRFTTSD; from the coding sequence ATGTCGACGGATAAGCATTTCATGAAAATGGTTGAGCGGGCCCGGGCCGAGATGCCAGGTGAGGGTGCCGCCATGGCCGATCAGCTTTTAAGCGCATCACGGCAGCAGCGGCTTGTTTTCTCGCTCGATGATTTTGAGGTTGATTTTTCCCGCCAGACCATCACGACCGAAGGCGTGGATATTCTTCTTGAACTTGCCTCAAGCCGCAAGGTCGAGGCCAGCCGGAATGACATGTTTGCCGGTGCGGTGATCAACCGGTCCGAGATGCGGCCGGTATTGCATACCCATCTGCGTGATCCGGAAAACCCGATGGCCCGGGCAAATGTCGATGCCATGGCCGAAATTTGCGAACGTATTCTTGCCCTTGGCATCGAAGATGTGGTCTCCATCGGTATCGGCGGCTCCGATTTAGGGCCGGCCATGGCGGTGGAAGCTTTGCGTCCCTTCCATCAGGGCCCGGACGTCCATTTCGTCAGCAATATCGACCCCGCGCATCTTGGCGACACGCTGGCGATGCTCAATCCCGCCACCACCGCCGTGCTGGCCATTTCAAAGACATTTACCACCATGGAAACCATGGCCAATCTCAGGATGGCAAGGGACTGGCTGAAACGTGGCGGCGCCTCGCCGGATGAGCAGGTTTTTGCCATCACGTCAAATACAGGCGCTGCGCTCGGGCAGGGTATTTCCCTTTCATCGATCCTGACGATGGATGAAGGCATCGGCGGCAGGTTTTCGCTCTGGTCAGCGGTAGGTCTCGGGATCATGCTTGCCATCGGACGGGAAGGTTTCGTTGAAATGCTGGCCGGGGCTGAGGCCATGGACCGTCATTTCGCCGCCGCCCCGGCGGAGAGCAATCTGCCGCTTCTGGCCGGACTCTTTCGTTTCTGGAACACGTCTGTTCTGGGGCGGCCGGGCCAGGCCATCATCCCCTATGATCAGCGGCTTCACCGCCTGCCTGCATGGATGCAGCAGCTGGAAATGGAATCAAACGGCAAGAGCCTTGATGCGAAGGGCCGGCCCGCCACCTTGCTGACCTCGCCCTATATTTTCGGTGAGCCCGGCAGCAATGCCCAGCATTCGTTCTTTCAGCTTCTGCATCAGGGCAGGATGATCACCCCGACGGACGTGATGGGCCCGATGCGGCCGATCAGTCTTTTGGGCAAGGATGATCCGGCGATGGAAGAACAGCATCGCCTTCTGATCATACAGATGCTGGCGCAGGCGGATGCGCTCTGTCTTGGCAGGCCGGAAGAGGGCTTTGCGGGCGGGCGTCCGGTAACGCTTCTGACCTGGGATGAGACATCACCCTTCAGCCTTGGCCGCCTGCTTGCGTATTATGAACATGTGACCGCGGTGATGGGCTGGATGCTCGGGCTGAACAGTTTTGACCAGCCCGGGGTCGAGCTTGGCAAGACGATTGCCCGCAACTACCGGAACTATCTTGAAAAAGGTGGTATGGACGATACCATCCCCGCCCATAGTCGCGCTTTCCTTGACCGTTTCACCACCAGCGATTAG
- a CDS encoding 3-keto-5-aminohexanoate cleavage protein: MNTEVFITCALTGAGDTTGKSDLVPVTPAQIANDAIEAAKAGAAIAHCHVRDPETGAPARDVALYREVVDRIRSADTDVVINLTAGMGGDLIIGSAEAPLPLHPSSDMVGASERTEHVRTLLPEICTLDCGTMNFSHGDYIMANTPSMLRAMAGQMQEAGVRPEIEVFDTGHLVLAKQLVSEGLIDDPVMVQLCMGIPYGAPDDINTFMSMVNNMPEGWIWSAFSIGRGQLPYAALAPIAGGNVRVGLEDNIYLRRGELASNAQLVERAVTILEAMNIRVMTPEDVRAKLKLKKR; encoded by the coding sequence ATGAACACCGAAGTCTTTATTACTTGCGCGCTGACCGGTGCGGGGGACACCACCGGCAAATCCGATCTGGTGCCCGTCACGCCTGCGCAGATCGCCAATGACGCCATTGAGGCCGCCAAGGCAGGCGCGGCGATCGCCCATTGCCATGTGCGGGATCCGGAAACCGGCGCTCCAGCCCGTGATGTCGCGCTTTACCGTGAAGTGGTGGACCGTATCCGCAGCGCTGATACCGATGTGGTGATCAACCTGACCGCGGGCATGGGGGGGGATCTGATCATCGGGTCGGCCGAAGCGCCGCTTCCTCTTCATCCATCAAGTGATATGGTCGGGGCCTCCGAAAGGACCGAACATGTCCGCACCCTCCTGCCTGAGATCTGCACCCTTGATTGCGGCACGATGAACTTCTCCCATGGCGATTATATCATGGCCAATACGCCGTCGATGCTGCGGGCCATGGCAGGCCAGATGCAGGAAGCTGGCGTGCGGCCGGAAATCGAGGTGTTCGATACAGGCCATCTTGTCCTGGCAAAGCAGCTGGTGAGCGAGGGCCTCATCGATGATCCGGTGATGGTGCAGCTCTGCATGGGGATACCCTATGGCGCGCCTGATGATATCAACACTTTCATGTCCATGGTCAACAACATGCCTGAAGGCTGGATCTGGAGCGCCTTTTCCATCGGCCGCGGCCAGTTGCCTTATGCGGCGCTGGCACCGATCGCCGGCGGCAATGTCCGGGTCGGGCTTGAGGATAATATCTACCTCAGGCGCGGGGAGCTTGCCTCCAACGCCCAGCTGGTCGAACGTGCCGTGACCATCCTTGAAGCCATGAATATCCGTGTCATGACGCCCGAAGATGTACGGGCAAAGCTGAAATTGAAAAAACGGTGA
- a CDS encoding carnitine 3-dehydrogenase produces MRSVRKAAAIGGGLIGGGWVARLILAGVDVDVFDPDPEAERKVAALLTNAERAMARLWQGQALGRRGRLRFVSSIAEAVDGADLIQESTPERLDIKKKVHAEIGAAAPAGAIIGSSTSGLLPTDFQADSPRADRVMVAHPYNPVYLLPVVEIVGGARTSPEAISRAMQAYAEIGMKPVHIQKEIDAFVGDRLLEAMWRESLWLIKEGVATAETIDDVVRYGLGMRYAQMGQFMTYRLGGGEAGMRHFLAQFGPSLKWPWTRLMDVPEWDDALIDMIAEQSDAQAKGLSVAELEQIRDNNLVDFLKVLHRNNWGAGALLHNPAKASVADGVNTLPEGSMLQTFSGIVDADWTDYNGHMTEFRYLDVFSTSTDELLVWIGGGPAYAASGASWYTIETHIRHLDEVAAGKPIRVETQLVDHDEKRLHLFHRMIGVEKDNLLATGEHMLMHVDMEAGRGSAMPSAMKSVLDTIAERQRDMPRPDAAGARIGIRRKRQD; encoded by the coding sequence ATGAGAAGCGTGCGTAAGGCGGCAGCCATTGGCGGCGGGTTGATCGGCGGCGGCTGGGTGGCCCGTCTCATCCTGGCCGGGGTCGATGTTGATGTTTTTGATCCGGATCCGGAAGCGGAACGCAAGGTTGCCGCGCTCCTGACCAATGCGGAGCGGGCCATGGCCAGGCTATGGCAGGGGCAGGCGCTGGGAAGGCGCGGCCGGCTTCGCTTTGTCTCAAGCATTGCCGAGGCGGTGGACGGCGCTGATCTTATTCAGGAATCCACGCCTGAACGTCTTGATATAAAAAAGAAGGTGCATGCTGAAATCGGTGCCGCCGCCCCCGCCGGGGCCATTATCGGCTCTTCGACATCAGGCCTTCTGCCAACGGATTTTCAGGCCGATTCCCCGAGGGCGGACCGGGTCATGGTGGCCCATCCCTATAACCCGGTCTATCTGCTGCCCGTGGTGGAGATTGTCGGCGGCGCCAGAACCTCGCCTGAGGCGATTTCCCGGGCCATGCAAGCCTATGCTGAAATCGGCATGAAACCGGTCCATATCCAGAAGGAGATCGACGCCTTTGTCGGGGATCGCCTGCTCGAAGCCATGTGGCGTGAATCTCTCTGGCTGATCAAGGAAGGCGTCGCCACGGCGGAGACCATAGATGATGTCGTCCGCTATGGCCTCGGGATGCGCTACGCGCAGATGGGCCAGTTCATGACCTATCGTCTTGGCGGCGGTGAGGCCGGCATGCGGCATTTCCTTGCCCAGTTCGGCCCGTCGCTCAAATGGCCATGGACCAGGCTCATGGATGTGCCGGAATGGGATGATGCGCTGATCGATATGATCGCCGAACAGAGCGATGCCCAGGCAAAAGGTCTTTCGGTGGCCGAGCTTGAACAGATCCGCGACAACAACCTTGTCGACTTCCTCAAGGTGCTTCATCGCAACAACTGGGGCGCCGGCGCGCTGCTGCACAATCCGGCGAAAGCCAGCGTCGCGGATGGGGTCAATACCCTGCCGGAAGGCAGCATGCTCCAGACCTTTTCCGGCATCGTCGATGCGGACTGGACCGATTATAACGGCCATATGACCGAATTCCGCTATCTTGATGTATTCAGCACCTCGACCGATGAGCTTCTTGTCTGGATCGGGGGCGGGCCGGCCTATGCGGCTTCCGGCGCATCCTGGTATACGATCGAAACGCATATCCGGCATCTGGATGAAGTGGCGGCAGGCAAGCCGATACGGGTTGAAACCCAGCTGGTGGATCATGATGAAAAACGGCTCCATCTCTTCCATCGGATGATCGGGGTTGAAAAGGACAATCTTCTGGCCACCGGCGAGCATATGCTGATGCATGTGGATATGGAGGCAGGCCGGGGATCAGCAATGCCTTCAGCCATGAAATCTGTCCTTGATACCATTGCCGAACGCCAGCGTGACATGCCGCGCCCCGATGCGGCTGGCGCCCGGATCGGGATCAGACGAAAAAGGCAGGATTGA
- a CDS encoding acyl-CoA dehydrogenase family protein — translation MKFGLTEEQDMIVSTVRDFVEREIYPHENEVERLGHVPEEIAQEIRSKVLAMGFYAPNFPEEVGGGGLSHLEFALLERELGRGSMALTHFWGRPQNILMACEGEQREKYLFPAIRGERMDALAMTEPDAGSDVRGMKTTARRDGDDWVVNGTKHFISGAAHADFVIVFVATGEDQTPKGPKKRITCFLVDRGHPGFEILPGYRSVSHRGYDNMILKFEDCRLPSSQVLGEVDGGFEVMNTWLYATRITVATMCVGRARRVFDLAMQYAVDRKQFGQQIGKFQGVSFKLADMITEIDAADWLTLASAWRLDEGLEANREIASAKVYASEMLARVTDEAIQIHGGMGLMNDFPLERFWRDARVERIWDGTSEIQRHIISRDLLRRLGG, via the coding sequence ATGAAGTTTGGACTTACCGAAGAACAGGACATGATTGTCAGCACCGTTCGGGATTTTGTCGAACGTGAAATCTATCCCCATGAAAATGAGGTGGAACGGCTTGGCCATGTGCCCGAAGAGATCGCGCAGGAGATCAGATCCAAGGTGCTGGCCATGGGGTTTTATGCCCCGAACTTCCCCGAAGAGGTCGGCGGCGGCGGGCTCAGCCATCTGGAATTTGCCTTGCTTGAGCGTGAGCTCGGGCGCGGCTCCATGGCGCTGACGCATTTCTGGGGGCGGCCGCAGAACATCCTCATGGCCTGTGAGGGAGAGCAGCGCGAAAAATATCTTTTTCCGGCCATTCGTGGCGAACGGATGGATGCACTGGCCATGACTGAACCTGACGCTGGCTCAGATGTCCGGGGGATGAAAACCACCGCCAGGCGCGACGGCGATGACTGGGTAGTCAACGGCACCAAGCATTTCATCTCCGGTGCCGCGCATGCCGATTTTGTCATCGTGTTTGTTGCAACCGGCGAAGACCAGACCCCAAAAGGCCCGAAGAAGCGGATCACCTGCTTTCTGGTGGATCGCGGCCATCCTGGGTTTGAAATTCTGCCGGGGTATCGGTCGGTTTCCCATCGCGGCTATGACAACATGATTCTCAAATTTGAAGATTGCCGCCTGCCATCATCCCAGGTGCTGGGCGAAGTCGATGGCGGTTTCGAGGTCATGAACACCTGGCTTTATGCAACCCGGATCACCGTGGCGACAATGTGCGTCGGGCGGGCAAGACGTGTTTTTGATCTGGCGATGCAATACGCGGTGGACCGCAAGCAGTTCGGCCAGCAGATCGGGAAATTCCAGGGGGTGAGTTTCAAACTTGCCGATATGATAACCGAAATCGATGCCGCCGACTGGCTCACCCTGGCTTCCGCCTGGCGCCTCGATGAAGGGCTTGAAGCCAACCGGGAGATTGCCTCGGCCAAGGTCTATGCCAGCGAGATGCTTGCCCGGGTAACCGATGAAGCCATCCAGATCCATGGCGGCATGGGGCTGATGAATGATTTTCCGCTGGAACGTTTCTGGCGTGATGCGCGGGTGGAGCGGATCTGGGACGGCACCTCCGAAATCCAGCGTCATATCATCAGCCGTGATCTTCTGCGCCGGCTGGGAGGCTAG
- a CDS encoding acetate--CoA ligase family protein, protein MVRSGLNRLLRPRHIAVLGGRWAEAVIVSLKEMGFEGGIWPVHPEKKEISGLPVFPDIDALPEPPDACFLGVNRSLTIEMVEKLRSMGAGGAVAFASGFAEVGDGAALQKRLVEAAGDMPVLGPNCYGMINYLDGALLWPDVHGGTRVERGVAIITQSSNLSINLTMQEGGLPIAYMLTLGNQAMIGMAELVRAVAEDDRVSAIGLHIEGFNDAAGFADAVHLARKAGKPVIAMKAGASEGARQMTFSHTASLAGSHAVAGAFLARLGVGMVNGIEAFLAALGLAHTFGRLDEVSILTLSCSGGEASLIADTAQRHGIPMPVLDAAASARIAATVNPLVTVSNPFDYHTFDWGNRERLEKTFAAAMQAGQAISVLILDFPSTHLGRAEDWQIALDAWLAARDHTGSRAAVLSSLPDCLPRRVAGWLIEHGIAPLRGFDASMEALAALRQASRPSSFRPTGITRLDRPEAPLSETAAKEELKAAGVPVPEGGIMASLDAALAFADGQKVVMKRSGLAHKTEAGGVRLGLSDPGDIRRAWAEFAPHGPVLVEEMVEDALAEVLVGVARDPVLGLHLVIGAGGIAAEMLQDTALLMLPASRGEVRAALEGLRMAPLLHGFRGSARADIDALLDLIDAVQRFALSHEADLMELDLNPVLVRGEGKGVLAVDALIRYAS, encoded by the coding sequence ATGGTGCGGTCTGGTCTGAACCGGCTGCTTCGCCCGCGTCACATCGCCGTTCTTGGCGGCCGCTGGGCGGAGGCGGTGATTGTCTCGCTGAAGGAGATGGGGTTTGAAGGTGGCATCTGGCCGGTGCATCCTGAAAAAAAGGAGATTTCCGGCCTGCCGGTTTTCCCTGATATCGACGCGCTTCCCGAGCCGCCTGATGCCTGTTTCCTCGGGGTGAATCGCAGCCTCACCATTGAAATGGTCGAAAAGCTCAGGTCCATGGGGGCAGGCGGAGCGGTGGCCTTTGCCTCTGGTTTTGCCGAGGTCGGGGATGGCGCGGCATTGCAAAAGCGTCTTGTCGAGGCGGCAGGTGACATGCCGGTGCTTGGCCCGAACTGTTATGGGATGATCAATTATCTCGATGGTGCCTTGCTCTGGCCGGATGTTCACGGTGGCACGCGGGTTGAGCGCGGGGTGGCCATCATCACCCAGAGCTCCAACCTTTCGATCAACCTGACCATGCAGGAAGGCGGCCTGCCCATTGCCTATATGCTGACACTTGGCAATCAGGCGATGATCGGCATGGCGGAGCTTGTCCGGGCCGTCGCCGAAGATGACCGGGTGAGCGCCATCGGGCTTCACATTGAAGGTTTCAACGATGCGGCCGGTTTTGCCGATGCCGTCCATCTGGCGAGGAAAGCCGGCAAACCGGTGATTGCCATGAAAGCCGGCGCCTCGGAAGGCGCGCGGCAGATGACGTTTTCGCATACCGCCTCGCTGGCGGGTTCCCACGCGGTTGCCGGGGCGTTTCTTGCCCGGCTTGGCGTCGGGATGGTGAATGGCATAGAAGCCTTTCTTGCCGCGCTCGGCCTTGCCCACACGTTCGGCAGGCTTGATGAGGTGAGCATCCTTACCCTGTCCTGTTCGGGGGGTGAGGCGTCGCTGATTGCCGATACCGCCCAGCGGCACGGGATTCCCATGCCCGTGCTGGATGCCGCGGCATCGGCGCGGATTGCCGCCACGGTCAACCCGCTGGTGACCGTCAGCAACCCGTTTGATTACCATACATTTGACTGGGGCAATCGCGAAAGGCTTGAAAAGACCTTTGCCGCCGCGATGCAGGCAGGTCAGGCCATCAGCGTGCTGATCCTTGATTTTCCCTCGACGCATCTCGGCCGCGCCGAAGACTGGCAGATCGCCCTTGATGCCTGGCTTGCGGCAAGAGATCACACCGGCTCAAGGGCGGCGGTATTGTCGTCGTTGCCGGATTGCCTGCCTCGCCGAGTGGCGGGGTGGCTGATCGAGCACGGGATCGCGCCCTTGCGGGGGTTTGACGCCTCGATGGAGGCGCTGGCGGCCCTGCGTCAGGCCAGCAGGCCTTCCTCTTTCCGGCCGACTGGAATAACGAGGCTTGACCGCCCGGAAGCACCTCTTTCCGAAACCGCGGCCAAGGAAGAGCTCAAGGCCGCGGGCGTGCCGGTGCCGGAAGGCGGGATCATGGCAAGCCTCGATGCGGCGCTTGCCTTTGCCGATGGGCAGAAGGTGGTGATGAAGCGAAGCGGTCTTGCCCATAAAACCGAAGCCGGCGGGGTTCGCCTTGGCCTGTCCGATCCTGGGGATATACGAAGGGCATGGGCTGAATTTGCCCCGCACGGGCCGGTGCTGGTCGAGGAGATGGTCGAGGATGCGCTGGCCGAAGTCTTGGTTGGCGTTGCGAGAGACCCGGTGCTTGGTCTTCATCTCGTCATTGGAGCCGGCGGCATTGCTGCTGAAATGCTTCAGGATACGGCATTGCTGATGCTGCCGGCCTCCCGCGGGGAGGTCAGGGCCGCGCTTGAGGGGCTCCGGATGGCGCCTCTTCTTCATGGGTTTCGCGGCTCGGCGAGGGCGGATATTGATGCCCTGCTGGATCTGATTGATGCGGTCCAGCGTTTTGCCCTCAGCCATGAGGCTGATCTCATGGAGCTTGATCTCAATCCCGTGCTCGTCCGGGGTGAGGGGAAAGGTGTCCTCGCGGTTGACGCGCTGATCCGCTACGCTAGCTAG
- a CDS encoding carnitinyl-CoA dehydratase: MSDVIRTHRNGGVFEFVLDRPKANAIDLATSRLMGEAFREFRDDPDLKVAIVSTAGDRFFCAGWDLKAAADGDPVDGDYGVGGFGGLQELRGLNKPVIAAVNGMAVGGGFELALSCDMIYCSEHSSFALPEIKAGTLADAATIKLPKRIPYHIAMEMLFTGRWMQADEALHHGLVNAVLPAESLMDHVRGIAADLAAGPPLVFASIKEVVREAEAMAFQDIMNRVTRRQLATVDILYDSEDNLEGAKAFAEKRDPVWKGR, translated from the coding sequence ATGTCTGATGTTATCAGGACACACCGGAATGGCGGGGTGTTTGAATTTGTTCTCGATCGCCCCAAGGCCAACGCCATCGATCTTGCCACAAGTCGCCTGATGGGCGAAGCCTTCCGGGAATTCCGTGATGATCCGGATCTGAAGGTCGCGATTGTCAGCACCGCAGGTGACAGGTTCTTCTGCGCGGGCTGGGACCTGAAGGCGGCGGCGGATGGTGATCCCGTTGATGGCGATTACGGGGTCGGCGGTTTTGGCGGGCTGCAGGAATTGCGCGGGCTCAACAAGCCGGTGATAGCAGCGGTCAACGGCATGGCGGTGGGCGGCGGTTTTGAACTCGCCCTTTCCTGCGACATGATCTATTGCAGCGAGCATTCCAGTTTTGCCCTGCCCGAAATCAAGGCAGGAACGCTTGCCGATGCGGCCACGATCAAACTGCCCAAACGCATCCCTTATCACATCGCCATGGAAATGCTTTTTACCGGCCGGTGGATGCAGGCCGATGAGGCTTTGCATCACGGGCTTGTCAATGCCGTGCTTCCGGCCGAAAGCCTGATGGATCATGTCCGCGGTATCGCGGCTGATCTTGCGGCCGGCCCGCCGCTTGTCTTTGCCTCGATCAAGGAAGTGGTGCGTGAAGCCGAGGCCATGGCGTTTCAGGATATCATGAACAGGGTGACACGCCGCCAGCTTGCGACGGTCGATATTCTCTACGACAGCGAGGATAATCTCGAAGGGGCGAAAGCCTTTGCCGAAAAACGTGATCCGGTATGGAAGGGACGCTGA
- a CDS encoding tetratricopeptide repeat protein has protein sequence MTSIFARLALAVMLALAGFSLPSLSHAAGSGDSGTTYTTSKKSDTLKKAEKAIADERFEEAYELLSAEALRDADNADIHNLLGYSARKLGRLAESEAHYFKALSLDPKHKGALEYMGELYLTMNRPDEALKLLERLEKICWLGCDEEDELRAAITKWKETNG, from the coding sequence ATGACATCGATTTTCGCACGTTTGGCTCTTGCGGTCATGCTTGCGCTGGCAGGGTTCAGCCTGCCGTCTCTCTCCCATGCGGCAGGCAGCGGCGATAGCGGCACCACCTACACCACCAGCAAGAAATCCGATACTTTGAAGAAAGCGGAAAAAGCGATTGCCGATGAAAGGTTCGAGGAGGCCTATGAGTTGCTTTCCGCCGAAGCCCTTCGCGACGCCGACAATGCCGATATCCATAATCTTCTCGGTTATTCGGCGCGCAAACTGGGCCGGCTTGCCGAAAGCGAGGCACATTATTTCAAGGCGCTTTCGCTCGATCCCAAACACAAGGGCGCGCTTGAATATATGGGGGAACTCTACCTGACCATGAACCGGCCAGATGAAGCGCTGAAACTCCTTGAGCGACTCGAAAAGATCTGCTGGCTTGGTTGCGATGAAGAAGATGAGCTGCGGGCGGCGATCACCAAATGGAAAGAAACCAACGGGTGA
- a CDS encoding iron-sulfur cluster assembly scaffold protein: protein METEKLYQEKILAFAREARQHGLLDEADHHATVSNPTCGDRVRLDLRIAPDNTIRAVGAKADGCALCEAATGLALATLIGRDAAGLSILAETMEAWLAGRGDAPDLEDCGVFTPVKDYSSRHSCVCLPFRAAAKAVSPDAD from the coding sequence ATGGAAACAGAAAAGCTGTATCAGGAAAAAATCCTCGCCTTCGCCCGTGAGGCGCGGCAACATGGCCTCCTCGATGAGGCCGATCATCATGCCACCGTCTCCAACCCCACCTGCGGCGACCGGGTACGGCTTGACCTCAGGATTGCCCCGGATAACACGATCAGGGCCGTTGGTGCCAAGGCCGATGGCTGTGCCTTATGCGAAGCGGCGACCGGGCTTGCCCTTGCAACCCTGATCGGACGTGATGCGGCAGGTCTTTCAATCCTGGCCGAAACAATGGAAGCCTGGCTTGCCGGCAGGGGCGATGCCCCTGATCTTGAGGATTGCGGCGTTTTCACCCCGGTGAAGGATTATTCTTCCCGCCATTCCTGCGTCTGCCTGCCCTTTCGCGCCGCGGCCAAGGCTGTCAGCCCGGATGCCGACTGA
- the pyk gene encoding pyruvate kinase, with product MGLSASATRILATLGPASSSEETIRDMIAAGANAFRLNFSHGVQADHAERVRLIRSLAEECGQPITILADLQGPKLRIGKVEAGVVLKKGGKFVFDLKDEIGSDSRVMLPHQEIFDAILPGHRMLVNDGKLQFTVTGVDRNIIETRVDVGGALTDRKGVNVPDVSLDISPLTEKDRKDLDFALSLGVDWVALSFVQRVSDLIEARSIIKDKASIMVKVEKPQALRIIDDLITAADGVMIARGDLGVELPPEQVPGAQKDITRICRKVGKPVVVATQMLESMIDNPTPTRAEASDVATAVMDGVDCVMLSAETASGAYPVEAVTIMHRILVETEHRSGYFENLEMSGADGHTTYHAVAESATSLAQHINAAAVVAFSSSGATAVRLSRERPRLPIVMMTPRQDIRQRMNILWGINSILTEVYSSFDDALEGISRLMLENQMGKPGDQVIVVAGTPFGVVGTTNTIRVLSLHTGR from the coding sequence ATGGGCCTTTCGGCTTCCGCGACACGAATACTTGCCACGCTGGGGCCGGCCAGCAGTTCAGAAGAGACGATCCGGGACATGATCGCCGCCGGCGCCAATGCTTTCCGGCTGAATTTCAGCCACGGGGTGCAGGCTGACCATGCCGAGCGTGTCCGGCTGATCCGGTCTCTTGCAGAAGAATGCGGCCAGCCCATCACCATTCTTGCCGATCTTCAGGGCCCGAAGCTTAGAATTGGCAAGGTCGAAGCAGGTGTTGTCCTCAAGAAAGGGGGCAAGTTTGTTTTTGATCTGAAGGATGAAATCGGCAGTGATTCCCGCGTCATGCTTCCGCATCAGGAGATTTTTGATGCGATCCTTCCCGGCCATCGCATGCTGGTCAATGATGGCAAGCTGCAATTCACCGTCACCGGCGTGGACAGGAATATTATCGAAACCCGGGTGGATGTTGGCGGGGCGCTGACCGACCGGAAGGGCGTCAATGTGCCGGATGTCAGCCTTGATATCTCGCCGCTGACCGAAAAGGATCGCAAGGATCTTGATTTTGCCCTGTCGCTCGGCGTGGATTGGGTGGCGCTGTCCTTCGTGCAGCGGGTGAGCGACCTTATCGAGGCACGAAGCATCATCAAGGACAAGGCGTCCATCATGGTCAAGGTTGAAAAGCCCCAGGCGCTCAGGATCATCGATGATCTCATCACCGCCGCCGACGGGGTCATGATCGCAAGGGGTGATCTCGGGGTTGAACTGCCGCCCGAACAGGTGCCCGGCGCCCAGAAGGATATCACGCGGATCTGCCGGAAAGTCGGCAAGCCTGTTGTTGTCGCAACACAGATGCTCGAATCCATGATCGACAACCCAACTCCCACCCGTGCCGAGGCATCCGATGTCGCCACGGCCGTGATGGACGGGGTGGATTGCGTCATGCTTTCGGCTGAAACCGCCTCGGGCGCGTATCCTGTTGAGGCGGTGACGATCATGCATCGCATTCTGGTGGAAACCGAGCATCGCAGCGGGTATTTCGAGAATCTTGAGATGAGCGGCGCCGATGGCCACACCACCTATCATGCCGTGGCCGAAAGCGCCACGTCGCTTGCCCAGCATATCAATGCCGCGGCAGTGGTGGCGTTTTCGTCCTCAGGGGCAACGGCGGTCCGGCTTTCCCGGGAACGGCCGCGCCTGCCGATCGTGATGATGACCCCGCGCCAGGATATCCGCCAGCGGATGAATATTCTCTGGGGGATCAACAGCATCCTCACCGAAGTGTATTCGAGTTTTGACGATGCCCTCGAAGGGATCAGCCGGCTGATGCTCGAAAATCAGATGGGCAAACCGGGTGATCAGGTCATCGTGGTTGCCGGCACGCCTTTCGGGGTGGTTGGCACCACCAACACGATCCGCGTGCTCAGCCTCCATACCGGGCGATAA